The genomic DNA CACCCGTGTAACGTGTCTTCCTTTCCTTTGATCGTGCCGCGGATTGCCTATTAGCTAGAATCCTAATATGCAAAATGAAAATCATCAATTGCATCAACTTGAAATATATACCATCACTTCTGAACTCTGAAAATCAAAACGAAATAACGCAAAATTGACACCAACCAAGATACGGAAGTGAGAAAACCTCTGCTAATCATTCACAAATCAAGCATAAACACAGAACATAAATCGCAAACTCATAGCATATCAAAACCCTCAGCCAGAACAAggtaaagaaatatttttaagaagaagaaaaaaaaaccccaaaggTAGAGCTTACCTTTTAGCTCTTTTGGGATCAATCAGCGCAAGCTCCGCGAGTCTATCAGGCGCCATGGACTTCTTCATAGCGTCCAGAGCCCCCATGGCGGAGTCGGCCTCAAACGACGCCGTCGAAGACCCGTCCATGGAGTTGCTATGCCTGTGACGGTGCACCCTCTTCTCCCCCAGCGCCACCGCCTCCTTGGCGTCGCCGAGGCTCAGGCCGTCGAAGAAGTCCGAGTCCACTGACAGGCTCCGGAAGTGATGGGCCGCGGGCCCGGAGGCGGTGGGCCTGGGCTTGGACTCGTCGGAGGACTTGGAGGAGGAATCGACGGCCATGGGAGCGCCACTTGGCGGGGGCGATGGAGATGGCAGGGCGGAGAGGTCGAGGTCGGAGGGGTCGAAGAGGAGGAGGTCGTCGAGGTTCGGGAAGCGGAAGGAGGTGTCCGAGTGGGCCCGCCGGTGGTAGGACCCCCGATGCGGGGTCTCCGGCATCTGGTCCAGGTCCACCACGCCCGGTGCGGACTTTCCTGTGA from Corylus avellana chromosome ca6, CavTom2PMs-1.0 includes the following:
- the LOC132185852 gene encoding transcription factor VIP1 translates to MDPQFTGKSAPGVVDLDQMPETPHRGSYHRRAHSDTSFRFPNLDDLLLFDPSDLDLSALPSPSPPPSGAPMAVDSSSKSSDESKPRPTASGPAAHHFRSLSVDSDFFDGLSLGDAKEAVALGEKRVHRHRHSNSMDGSSTASFEADSAMGALDAMKKSMAPDRLAELALIDPKRAKRILANRQSAARSKERKTRYTGELERKVQTLQTEATTLSAQVTMLQRDTSGLTVENKELKLRLQAMEQQAHLRDALNEALREEVQRLKIAAGHQAVNGSPFNRGLPPQYSSHQQSLHHFGSPQTQPQEQQQQLYMTQSSTNNQQNLNGQPRPSFLDFNKRG